A portion of the Aquila chrysaetos chrysaetos chromosome 4, bAquChr1.4, whole genome shotgun sequence genome contains these proteins:
- the GRB10 gene encoding growth factor receptor-bound protein 10 isoform X3, translated as MTSAAAGPGGLGAGARGRRVSRPAAVRLPPPWNSAAAGGVSGARGWPQRQISFDVKVFSEDGTSKVVEILADMTARDLCQLLVYKSHCVDDNSWTLVEHHPHLGLERCLEDHELIVQVESTMGSESKFLFRKNYAKYEFFKNPMNFFPEQMVAWCQQTNGSIPQSQLLQNFLNSSSCPEIQGFLHVKELGRKSWKKLYVCLRRSGLYCSTKGTSKEPRHLQLLADLEDSNIFSLIAGKKLYNAPAEYGFCIKPNRVRNETKELRLLCAEDEQSRTCWMTAFRLLKYGMLLYQNYRIPQQRKAMLPHFSTPVRSVSENSLVAMDFSGQIGRVIENPAEAQSAALEEGHAWRKRSTRMNILGSQSPLHPSTLSTVIHRTQHWFHGRISREESHRIIKQQGLVDGLFLLRDSQSNPKAFVLTLCHHQKIKHFQILPCEDDGQIFFSLDDGNTKFSDLIQLVEFYQLNKGVLPCKLKHHCIRVAL; from the exons ATGACATCAGCCgctgccgggccgggcgggctcGGCGCCGGCGCCCGGGGAAGACGCGTGTCTCGGCCGGCGGCGGTTCGGCTCCCCCCGCCGTGGAACTCCGCGGCTGCCGGAGGGGTCTCCGGCGCCCGCGGGTGGCCGCAACGACAAATTTCCTTT GATGTAAAAGTCTTTAGTGAAGATGGAACAAGCAAAGTGGTCGAGATTCTAGCAGACATGACAGCCAGGGACCTCTGTCAGCTGCTCGTTTACAAAAGTCATTGTGTGGATGATAACAGCTGGACTCTAGTGGAGCATCACCCTCACCTAGGATTAG AGAGGTGCTTGGAAGATCATGAGCTCATAGTTCAAGTCGAGTCCACAATGGGAAGTGAAAGTAAATTTTTGTTCAGGAAGAATTACgcaaaatatgaatttttcaaaaatccCATG AATTTCTTTCCAGAGCAAATGGTTGCCTGGTGCCAGCAAACAAATGGCAGCATCCCACAGTCACAACTTTTGCAG aactttttaaattccagtAGCTGCCCTGAAATTCAAGGTTTCTTGCATGTGAAAGAGCTGGGTAGGAAATCATGGAAGAAATTGTATGTGTGTTTGAGGAGATCAGGACTTTATTGTTCTACAAAAGGAACTTCAAAG GAGCCAAGACATTTGCAATTGTTGGCTGACCTAGAAGACAGCAACATCTTCTCACTGATAGCAGGCAAGAAGTTGTACAATGCACCTGCGGAGTATGGATTTTGTATAAAG CCCAACAGAgtgagaaatgaaacaaaggaacTGAGGTTGTTGTGTGCTGAAGACGAGCAAAGCAGGACGTGCTGGATGACGGCCTTTCGACTCCTCAAG TATGGAATGCTACTGTATCAGAATTACAGAATTCCCCAGCAGAGAAAAGCCATGCTTCCCCACTTTTCCACTCCAGTA AGAAGTGTATCTGAAAACTCACTAGTAGCAATGGATTTTTCGGGGCAAATAGGAAGAGTTATTGAAAATCCTGCTGAAGCACAGAGTGCTGCCTTGGAAGAAGGACATGCTTGGAGG aaACGTAGCACAAGAATGAACATCTTGGGTAGCCAAAGTCCACTCCATCCTTCCACACTGAGTACAG TTATTCACAGGACACAGCACTGGTTTCATGGAAGAATCTCTAGAGAAGAATCTCACAGGATTATTAAGCAACAAGGGCTTGTAGATGG ACTGTTTCTTCTCCGGGACAGCCAAAGCAATCCAAAGGCATTTGTACTTACACTGTGCCATcatcaaaaaataaagcattttcaaatCTTGCCG TGTGAAGATGATGGACAGATATTTTTCAGCCTGGATGATGGGAACACCAAATTCAGTGATCTAATCCAGCTTGTTGAATTCTATCAACTAAACAAAGGAGTCTTGCCCTGCAAACTCAAACACCACTGCATCCGAGTGGCCTTATGA